In Herbinix luporum, a single window of DNA contains:
- a CDS encoding ABC transporter permease, with the protein MWKDYCASYIKNNRASSLSIMVAAFISTFFLSFLCTLFYNSWISEIDMITLEEGDWQGRIVGDIDEADINTIQDFPNVKRVLVNEDLSQGKKIVVDIYFNNMRTIYQDLPQIINKLGLEADAASYHSLLLSRYLIHDPSDKEPPLLLSFYLGVLFIVSFSLVLIIRNSFAVSMGARIHQFGIFSSIGATPKQILACLLQEAAILCVVPILLGYLLGIFACVGALEGANYIAKDIAGRYEGTFCYHPLISVITILASVLTVFFSAWLPARKISKLTPLEAILGTNKSMLKRKRNPRILSRMFGMEGELAANALKAQKKALRTSSLSLTLSFLGFTLMMCVLTLMDISTKHTYFERYQDAWDVMVTVKDTKIEEFDYTDKLRGLEGVRDIIVYQKAKSIISVSEDWISDDLVKLGGLEKVAGKSVTKSDGSWLIEAPIVIMDDEAFKEYCKEIGIQPKLEGTIILNEIWDSINSVFRYRKYIPFVKENRATINLKNTEKNQEADKIPVLGFTQQVPVLREEYSDYSLVQFISQSLWEKISGQVEGAEADTYIRILSREGVTLEELNDLEDNIAQLIGTAYEIESDNRIQNKITNDKIFKAYKLVFGSLCFLLAVIGIANVFSYTLGFIYQRKREFAQYMSVGLTPFGMRKIFIIEALVIAGRPLLITLLLTGIFEVFAIKASYLNPMEVLTKLPILPILLFSLVIIGFVALAYYIGGKRLLQCNLNEALQNDTLI; encoded by the coding sequence ATGTGGAAGGATTATTGTGCCAGTTATATTAAGAACAACCGTGCTTCTAGCCTGTCAATCATGGTGGCTGCTTTTATCTCCACATTCTTTTTGTCTTTCTTATGCACTCTCTTTTATAATTCTTGGATATCTGAGATTGATATGATTACTCTAGAGGAAGGGGATTGGCAGGGACGAATTGTGGGAGATATAGATGAAGCAGATATAAATACAATTCAGGATTTTCCTAATGTGAAAAGGGTTCTGGTAAATGAAGACTTGTCCCAAGGGAAGAAAATAGTAGTTGATATTTACTTTAACAACATGAGGACAATTTACCAAGATTTGCCCCAAATTATTAATAAGTTGGGATTGGAAGCAGATGCAGCCTCATATCATTCTCTACTTTTATCTAGATATTTAATTCATGATCCCTCTGACAAGGAGCCGCCCCTATTGCTTTCATTTTATCTAGGGGTGTTATTTATTGTATCATTTTCACTGGTTTTGATTATTCGAAATTCTTTTGCAGTGTCTATGGGTGCAAGGATACATCAATTCGGTATCTTTTCCAGCATTGGAGCTACTCCGAAGCAAATTTTGGCTTGTCTGCTTCAAGAAGCTGCCATACTTTGTGTAGTACCGATTTTGCTAGGTTATTTGTTGGGGATTTTTGCTTGTGTAGGTGCCTTAGAGGGAGCAAATTATATAGCCAAGGATATAGCGGGCCGCTATGAGGGTACTTTTTGTTACCATCCCCTTATATCTGTGATTACTATTTTAGCTTCGGTATTGACGGTGTTTTTCTCTGCCTGGCTGCCTGCCAGAAAAATCAGCAAACTTACACCACTAGAAGCCATATTAGGTACAAACAAGTCTATGCTAAAAAGAAAAAGAAATCCTCGAATACTATCTAGAATGTTTGGCATGGAAGGAGAGCTAGCTGCAAATGCCCTAAAGGCTCAAAAAAAGGCACTACGTACATCTTCCTTATCTTTGACATTGTCTTTTCTGGGATTTACATTGATGATGTGTGTGCTTACCCTTATGGATATTAGTACAAAGCATACTTATTTCGAAAGGTATCAGGATGCATGGGATGTAATGGTGACTGTAAAGGATACCAAGATAGAAGAATTTGATTACACGGACAAGCTCCGTGGGCTTGAAGGAGTTCGGGACATAATTGTTTATCAAAAGGCAAAATCAATAATTTCAGTTTCAGAAGATTGGATCAGTGATGACTTAGTTAAACTTGGCGGTTTAGAGAAGGTTGCAGGGAAATCTGTAACTAAGAGTGACGGTTCATGGCTAATAGAGGCTCCTATTGTAATAATGGATGATGAGGCATTTAAAGAATATTGTAAAGAAATCGGTATACAGCCTAAGCTGGAGGGAACAATCATTTTGAATGAAATATGGGATAGTATAAACAGCGTTTTTCGTTATAGAAAATATATACCCTTTGTGAAGGAAAATAGAGCAACAATTAACTTGAAAAATACTGAAAAAAATCAAGAAGCAGATAAAATCCCTGTGCTTGGTTTTACTCAGCAAGTTCCGGTTTTACGGGAAGAATACTCCGATTATTCATTGGTACAATTTATTTCCCAGTCTTTATGGGAAAAAATATCGGGACAAGTAGAAGGTGCTGAAGCAGACACCTATATTCGAATACTGAGCCGAGAAGGGGTTACTCTTGAAGAATTGAATGATTTGGAAGATAACATAGCACAACTTATAGGTACAGCATATGAAATAGAAAGCGATAATCGAATTCAAAATAAGATTACTAATGATAAAATTTTTAAAGCTTATAAGTTAGTATTTGGTTCCCTTTGTTTCTTACTTGCAGTTATTGGAATTGCAAATGTATTTTCCTATACACTTGGTTTTATATATCAGAGAAAGCGAGAATTCGCTCAGTATATGTCCGTTGGACTCACTCCGTTTGGTATGCGAAAAATATTTATTATTGAAGCCTTAGTTATTGCAGGACGCCCGCTTCTAATAACACTTTTGCTTACTGGGATATTTGAGGTATTTGCAATAAAGGCCAGCTATTTAAATCCCATGGAAGTATTAACAAAGTTACCGATATTACCTATTTTACTGTTTAGCCTTGTTATCATTGGCTTTGTTGCTTTAGCTTATTATATTGGAGGCAAACGTCTTTTGCAGTGTAATCTAAATGAAGCATTGCAAAATGATACCCTTATATAA
- a CDS encoding ABC transporter ATP-binding protein, whose product MEILKCSNVEKVFGKGNNQVHALNGIDFSVDKGEFVAIVGASGSGKSTLLHIIASIDKATKGTVIVDGVDISKLNATSAAIFRRTKVGLVYQFYNLIPTLTVRKNILMPIILDKRKPDKEYFEKIVSILGITDKLEALPHQLSGGQQQRVAIARSLIYRPVLLLADEPTGNLDSKNSKEIIELLKQSNHDLKQTILLITHDEKIAQEADRIITIEDGRIIKDQRRGE is encoded by the coding sequence ATGGAAATACTAAAATGTAGCAATGTAGAAAAAGTATTTGGAAAAGGTAACAATCAGGTTCATGCACTTAATGGAATTGATTTTTCTGTTGATAAAGGGGAGTTTGTGGCTATAGTCGGAGCCTCAGGTTCCGGCAAATCAACCTTACTACATATTATAGCCAGTATTGATAAAGCTACAAAAGGAACTGTAATCGTAGATGGTGTGGATATTAGTAAACTAAATGCCACATCTGCCGCCATTTTTAGAAGAACTAAGGTAGGACTAGTCTATCAATTTTATAATCTGATTCCTACTTTAACGGTGAGAAAAAATATCCTTATGCCTATAATTCTGGATAAAAGAAAACCGGACAAAGAATACTTTGAGAAAATTGTAAGCATTTTGGGAATTACTGATAAACTGGAGGCTTTACCACATCAACTATCCGGAGGACAGCAGCAACGTGTTGCCATTGCCCGTTCTTTGATTTACCGGCCTGTACTACTACTTGCTGATGAGCCCACCGGAAATCTTGACAGTAAAAATTCAAAGGAGATTATTGAGCTTCTAAAGCAGTCTAACCATGATCTTAAACAGACAATCCTTTTAATCACCCATGATGAAAAGATTGCACAGGAAGCAGATCGTATTATAACCATTGAGGATGGAAGAATTATCAAGGATCAGAGGCGAGGTGAATAA
- a CDS encoding uracil-DNA glycosylase family protein, whose product MMIFEKIKQEIMNDPMNESYTKKGIPPLFKASVEARIAIVGQAPGRKAEETRLFWNDLSGDRLREWIGVSRELFYTTNRIAHLPMDFYYPGKAKSGDIPPRKGFAEKWHPIILKEMPNIETIILVGSYAQEYYLNTRRERNLTETVRNYHKYLPEYFPLVHPSPLNLGWLKRNPWFENEVLPVLKDIVKSKL is encoded by the coding sequence ATGATGATATTCGAAAAGATTAAACAAGAAATCATGAATGACCCCATGAACGAATCTTATACAAAAAAAGGGATACCACCATTATTTAAAGCTTCAGTTGAGGCACGGATTGCCATAGTCGGACAAGCACCTGGACGAAAAGCAGAAGAAACCCGTTTATTTTGGAATGATTTAAGTGGTGACCGGTTGAGAGAATGGATTGGGGTTTCTCGAGAATTATTTTATACAACAAATCGTATTGCCCATTTACCTATGGATTTCTACTATCCAGGAAAAGCAAAAAGTGGTGACATTCCTCCTAGGAAGGGGTTTGCAGAAAAATGGCATCCGATTATACTAAAGGAAATGCCAAATATTGAAACAATAATTCTTGTTGGAAGCTATGCACAAGAATACTATCTAAATACACGACGTGAGAGAAATTTGACTGAAACCGTGAGAAATTACCATAAATACTTACCGGAATATTTTCCCTTGGTTCATCCTTCACCATTAAATCTCGGTTGGTTGAAACGTAATCCATGGTTTGAAAATGAAGTTTTGCCTGTTTTAAAGGATATAGTAAAAAGTAAGTTATAG
- a CDS encoding DUF5680 domain-containing protein: MIFSEKLQLLRKNKGFTQEELAEKLNVSRQAVAKWESGQVYPDISNLIQISNLFNVTVDYLVRDQECMINVSSDTKTDLDQLIDFRLEANKNTYAAFMNETTSTRFDSHDYQYTNGPFIYHDTYVGGEQFAGQEAIWKDGKAVYAMNYLGRVLKDKFSGNFLKEALRKADKNMPYRGPEYYQSGEYLYKCKVAGDFTWFQGYEEIYCNEIKVYECYFHGGLMH, from the coding sequence ATGATATTTTCCGAAAAACTACAACTTTTAAGAAAAAATAAAGGCTTCACACAGGAAGAATTGGCTGAGAAACTTAATGTATCAAGACAGGCCGTTGCTAAATGGGAGTCAGGACAGGTTTATCCGGATATTTCAAATTTAATTCAAATTAGTAATCTATTTAATGTGACTGTGGATTATCTGGTTAGAGATCAAGAGTGTATGATCAATGTTTCATCTGATACAAAGACAGATTTAGACCAACTGATAGATTTCAGACTTGAAGCAAATAAAAACACATATGCAGCATTTATGAATGAAACTACTTCAACAAGATTTGATTCCCATGATTATCAGTATACAAATGGACCTTTCATATATCATGATACATATGTGGGAGGAGAACAATTTGCAGGGCAGGAGGCTATTTGGAAAGATGGAAAAGCCGTTTATGCCATGAATTATCTAGGACGGGTTCTAAAAGATAAGTTTAGTGGAAACTTTTTAAAGGAAGCTCTTAGAAAAGCAGATAAAAATATGCCCTATCGAGGTCCAGAATATTATCAATCGGGAGAATACTTGTATAAATGTAAAGTTGCGGGGGATTTTACTTGGTTTCAGGGGTATGAAGAAATCTACTGTAATGAGATAAAAGTATATGAATGTTATTTTCATGGGGGACTAATGCATTAA
- a CDS encoding EAL domain-containing protein has translation MNWLKGPTSKKYRNNLFKILLISILVVAILQLIYITGGTKMVFVQLLYIPIILSSLFWGTYSGLIAGVVCGILVGPFIPLDVPNGIMQDPINWISRLLIFLLIGFLTGYMFERINRLNLKSPFYNLPNAQKLLRDIEERSKSKEKFKLFSIKLTNLNDIEKYVDNKLVFAIVDNLAKKLSHCCGRNAIYSYEKDELIILACKSCNYDYEEKIKEILEDYFDFPVSMGGYKIRVSLKVGIYEYKGEEITPIEIYNKARIAYEQGEEKESGLYYYNVDLESRRREVQNITGSLLESIDRNELYVMYQPKIDIINNRISGVEALVRWKRNGNEHIGPNIFIPIAEEIGFINRIAKYVFDSATTQINNWKSKGIDLKCSINTSVNELIDDNFTAWAKDIITSKNLERLDFEIEITERAIAYDDKKLIEKMYFLKELGYKISIDDFGTGYNSLMSINEIPFDKLKIDKYFIDRIHKIEIEELVKHFIEYAHTFDKIVIAEGVETEEQLNILKRLNCDEVQGYYYSKPLLPEELVEFYINFNKGNLIKK, from the coding sequence ATGAACTGGCTAAAAGGACCTACTAGTAAAAAATATCGAAATAACTTATTTAAAATCCTCCTGATAAGTATTCTCGTTGTTGCAATTTTACAATTGATTTATATAACAGGTGGAACCAAGATGGTATTTGTACAATTATTGTATATACCAATAATTCTATCTTCACTTTTTTGGGGAACTTATAGCGGCTTAATAGCAGGAGTAGTTTGCGGTATATTAGTAGGACCTTTCATACCTCTAGATGTTCCAAATGGTATTATGCAGGATCCAATAAATTGGATTTCTCGTTTATTAATATTTTTATTGATAGGTTTTTTAACGGGATATATGTTTGAAAGAATAAATAGATTAAACCTAAAAAGTCCTTTTTACAATCTTCCCAATGCCCAGAAGCTTTTACGTGATATTGAAGAAAGAAGTAAATCAAAAGAGAAATTTAAGCTATTTTCAATAAAGTTAACCAACCTTAATGATATAGAAAAATACGTTGATAATAAATTAGTATTTGCTATAGTAGATAATTTGGCCAAGAAGTTAAGTCACTGTTGTGGACGAAATGCCATTTACTCTTATGAAAAAGATGAATTAATTATACTGGCATGTAAAAGTTGCAATTACGACTATGAAGAAAAAATAAAGGAAATTTTAGAAGATTATTTTGATTTCCCTGTTTCTATGGGGGGATATAAAATTAGAGTATCGTTAAAAGTCGGTATTTATGAGTATAAGGGGGAAGAAATTACACCAATTGAAATATATAATAAAGCCCGGATAGCTTATGAACAAGGAGAAGAAAAGGAATCAGGCCTTTATTATTACAATGTTGACTTAGAAAGCAGAAGAAGAGAAGTTCAAAATATCACCGGTTCACTGCTTGAATCTATTGATAGAAATGAATTGTATGTAATGTACCAGCCTAAAATTGATATCATTAACAATAGGATTTCCGGTGTTGAAGCCTTGGTAAGATGGAAAAGAAACGGTAATGAGCATATCGGGCCAAATATCTTTATTCCAATCGCAGAAGAAATCGGATTTATTAATAGAATTGCTAAATATGTTTTTGACAGTGCAACAACACAGATAAATAATTGGAAAAGTAAAGGGATAGATTTAAAATGTTCTATTAATACCTCTGTAAACGAATTAATCGACGATAACTTTACTGCATGGGCTAAAGATATTATTACCAGCAAAAATCTTGAACGATTAGATTTTGAAATTGAAATTACAGAGAGAGCCATAGCCTATGATGATAAAAAATTAATAGAAAAAATGTACTTTTTAAAAGAATTAGGATATAAAATTTCTATTGATGATTTTGGAACCGGTTATAACTCCCTTATGAGTATAAATGAAATACCTTTTGATAAATTGAAAATCGATAAATACTTTATTGATAGGATTCATAAGATTGAAATTGAGGAACTGGTGAAGCATTTTATAGAATATGCCCATACATTTGATAAGATTGTAATAGCTGAAGGTGTTGAAACAGAGGAACAATTAAATATACTTAAAAGACTAAACTGTGACGAAGTCCAAGGATATTACTATAGTAAGCCCTTATTGCCGGAGGAATTAGTAGAGTTCTACATAAATTTTAATAAGGGCAATCTAATAAAGAAATAA
- a CDS encoding putative ABC transporter permease, with protein sequence MNKYIIAFFIFSFFGWIWESIYCTIREHKWANRGFLYGPICPIYGFASVLGFIIYDLIKAGYLPSIKWWMIFMLGFIVSMLLEYPTSWALEKLFKARWWDYSDIWLNIKGRTSVPTSLAFGFAAILAMEVLIPLVDRGLSFLPESLLFILSLILVSIISIDTTLTISSLTDFQKYVASIEEAFQNHMTDIVNRVYGNRNSFYLKAIQRIAVFKLPGRKNRIAKQLREKQFVELIKDYYESDVVKQMDNYIQHGTTTTLEHCENVAWISYLINEKLHLNADEKKLVEAAMLHDLYLYDWHDGDPSRKTHGFDHPEIACINAVKNFDVPEKVQEAIRSHMWPLTITKIPKSKEALIICFADKYCALIETIRLNKRFGLRH encoded by the coding sequence TTGAATAAATATATTATTGCCTTTTTCATTTTTAGTTTCTTTGGTTGGATTTGGGAAAGTATATATTGTACTATTCGAGAACATAAGTGGGCTAACCGGGGTTTTCTTTATGGTCCTATTTGTCCTATTTATGGATTTGCGTCAGTACTGGGCTTTATCATATATGACTTGATAAAAGCCGGTTATCTGCCCAGTATTAAATGGTGGATGATATTTATGCTTGGCTTTATTGTAAGCATGCTTTTAGAATATCCTACATCATGGGCTCTTGAAAAACTGTTCAAGGCACGGTGGTGGGATTACAGTGATATATGGCTAAATATCAAGGGAAGGACAAGTGTGCCAACATCACTTGCATTTGGCTTTGCCGCAATACTGGCCATGGAAGTCCTGATACCCCTAGTAGATAGAGGACTTAGTTTTTTACCTGAATCTTTATTATTTATCTTGTCTCTTATACTTGTTTCTATTATTTCAATAGATACTACACTAACAATATCGTCACTAACGGACTTTCAGAAATATGTAGCTTCCATAGAAGAAGCATTTCAAAATCACATGACTGATATTGTAAACCGGGTCTATGGTAATCGGAATTCATTTTACTTGAAAGCAATTCAACGTATTGCAGTTTTTAAACTTCCGGGGAGAAAAAATCGGATAGCAAAACAACTTCGTGAAAAACAATTTGTCGAACTGATTAAAGATTATTATGAATCCGATGTAGTAAAACAGATGGATAACTATATTCAGCATGGTACAACTACTACCTTGGAGCACTGCGAAAATGTAGCTTGGATAAGTTATCTTATTAATGAAAAATTACATCTTAATGCGGATGAAAAGAAATTAGTAGAAGCAGCTATGCTTCACGATTTATATCTATATGACTGGCACGATGGTGACCCTTCCCGTAAAACCCATGGTTTTGATCACCCAGAGATTGCATGTATTAATGCAGTAAAAAATTTTGATGTTCCTGAAAAAGTACAAGAGGCAATTCGTAGCCATATGTGGCCACTAACTATTACCAAAATTCCTAAAAGTAAAGAGGCCCTAATTATTTGTTTTGCAGATAAATATTGCGCCCTTATTGAGACAATTCGCCTAAACAAACGCTTTGGATTAAGGCATTGA
- the nagA gene encoding N-acetylglucosamine-6-phosphate deacetylase, giving the protein MIIKNALVFTDNSFIRKDIYIEKDRISNSPIYGAEIIEAEGLYAIPGLIDLHFHGCVGHDFSDGTPKALQAIANYEAYWGITGISPATMTLGYDQLSKIFKNAASYENNQGAELVGINMEGPYLSHAKKGAQNEAYLMTPNLEHFRTMQDFAGGLIKLVAIAPEEPGAMDFIKAVKNEVVVSLAHTTADYDTAAEAFQKGASHVTHLYNAMPAFSHRSPGVIGAALDADHVKVELICDGVHIDPSVVRATFKMFGDDRIILISDSMRATGLEDGEYTLGGQNVIVSGNKALLKDGTIAGSTTNLMACMTTAVSMGIPLESAVKCASVNPAKQLGIYDEYGSLTPGKYANIVLLNKDLSINKVILKGKVYR; this is encoded by the coding sequence ATGATAATAAAAAACGCTCTTGTCTTTACAGATAATAGTTTTATTAGGAAGGATATTTATATAGAGAAAGATCGTATCTCTAATAGTCCAATTTACGGGGCTGAAATTATTGAAGCAGAGGGATTGTATGCTATTCCAGGCTTAATCGACCTTCATTTTCATGGTTGTGTAGGCCATGATTTCTCTGACGGGACACCAAAGGCACTTCAGGCTATTGCCAATTATGAAGCCTACTGGGGTATAACCGGTATTTCGCCGGCAACCATGACCTTAGGTTATGACCAACTATCTAAGATATTTAAAAACGCTGCTTCCTATGAAAATAATCAAGGTGCAGAGCTTGTCGGTATCAATATGGAAGGCCCTTATCTTAGTCATGCTAAAAAGGGAGCCCAAAACGAAGCCTATCTAATGACTCCTAACTTGGAGCATTTTAGAACCATGCAAGATTTTGCCGGTGGCTTAATCAAACTGGTGGCTATTGCTCCCGAAGAACCTGGTGCTATGGATTTTATTAAGGCTGTGAAAAACGAAGTGGTTGTCTCCTTAGCACATACCACAGCTGATTATGATACCGCAGCCGAAGCCTTTCAAAAGGGTGCAAGTCATGTTACACATCTATATAATGCTATGCCTGCCTTCTCACATCGTAGCCCAGGAGTTATTGGGGCGGCACTGGATGCTGACCATGTAAAGGTTGAATTAATCTGTGACGGTGTACACATAGATCCCAGTGTGGTTCGTGCTACCTTTAAAATGTTCGGTGATGATCGCATCATCCTAATTAGCGATAGTATGAGGGCTACAGGTTTAGAAGATGGTGAATATACCTTGGGAGGACAGAATGTAATAGTATCAGGTAATAAGGCTCTTCTCAAAGACGGAACCATTGCCGGCTCTACCACCAATCTGATGGCTTGTATGACAACAGCGGTATCCATGGGTATTCCTTTAGAAAGTGCCGTAAAATGCGCTTCGGTTAATCCGGCTAAGCAGCTTGGAATATATGATGAATATGGTAGCCTCACTCCCGGAAAATATGCCAATATTGTACTATTAAATAAGGACTTAAGTATCAATAAAGTTATACTTAAGGGTAAAGTATATAGATAA
- a CDS encoding ABC transporter permease produces the protein MSIPSEEEVEQFVSSTLTSMTREDMEAAIAPAMAEQTGMDGATIADYITSMSDEDLKELFSRALTEQYHTQYATQVEQQLSTMTNEQLAAALDMAITQYTEEMCALYYDEILEFSDSTYEKNLITLGCVDLDSPTTVNLYASSFANKDVIKEAISEYNQTVDDLEEISYTDYVGLMMSSITTIIDAVTYVLIAFVAVSLIVSSIMIGVITLISVQERTKEIGILRAIGASKRNVSSMFNAETVIIGFTSGLLGVVITYLLCIPINLILHKLTGLNNLSAILPVQTAVILIIISMLLTLIAGIIPSRSAAKKDPVVALRTE, from the coding sequence ATGAGTATTCCTTCCGAAGAGGAAGTGGAGCAGTTCGTTTCTTCTACCCTTACAAGTATGACCCGTGAAGATATGGAAGCTGCTATTGCACCGGCCATGGCAGAGCAGACGGGAATGGATGGGGCAACCATTGCAGACTATATTACTTCTATGAGTGATGAAGACTTGAAAGAGTTGTTTAGCCGGGCCTTAACCGAACAGTACCATACCCAGTACGCTACCCAGGTAGAACAGCAGTTGAGCACCATGACTAATGAGCAACTAGCCGCTGCCTTAGATATGGCCATAACTCAGTATACGGAGGAAATGTGTGCCCTATATTACGATGAAATTTTAGAATTTTCAGATTCTACTTATGAAAAAAACCTAATAACACTTGGTTGTGTTGATTTAGATAGCCCGACAACAGTAAATCTCTATGCTTCATCCTTTGCTAACAAGGATGTTATTAAGGAGGCAATCTCAGAGTACAACCAAACTGTTGACGATTTAGAGGAAATTAGCTATACAGACTATGTAGGTCTTATGATGTCATCCATAACTACCATTATTGATGCAGTTACCTATGTTTTGATTGCTTTTGTCGCAGTATCTTTGATTGTTTCATCCATTATGATTGGGGTTATTACACTGATTTCAGTACAGGAACGTACAAAGGAGATTGGTATTCTCCGTGCTATCGGTGCCTCTAAAAGGAATGTATCCAGTATGTTTAATGCAGAAACAGTTATAATAGGCTTTACATCCGGCCTCCTTGGAGTGGTAATTACCTATCTGCTTTGTATCCCCATTAATCTGATACTGCATAAGCTGACAGGTCTTAACAATCTTAGTGCAATACTGCCGGTACAGACAGCTGTTATTCTGATTATTATCAGTATGCTTCTTACACTGATTGCCGGTATTATTCCGTCACGAAGTGCAGCTAAGAAAGATCCGGTTGTTGCCTTAAGAACTGAATAA
- a CDS encoding GNAT family N-acetyltransferase has product MIIKDYNYLPEEAKKIRSEVFVKEQGFYDEYDEFDDIAKHMVMYSNEEPISTCRIYYNSEKESYIIGRVAVLKEWRGKNIGRRILNAAEEYIRENGGKSVMLSGQVRVAGFYEKLGYIKQGETYLDEGCPHIWMKKNL; this is encoded by the coding sequence ATGATAATTAAAGACTATAATTACTTGCCTGAAGAAGCTAAAAAGATAAGAAGTGAAGTATTTGTTAAAGAGCAAGGATTCTATGATGAGTATGATGAATTTGATGATATAGCTAAACATATGGTTATGTATTCAAATGAAGAGCCAATTTCAACATGTAGAATTTATTACAATAGTGAAAAAGAATCATATATCATAGGGAGAGTTGCAGTTCTAAAAGAATGGCGAGGAAAAAATATTGGTAGAAGAATACTTAATGCCGCTGAAGAATATATTAGGGAAAATGGTGGAAAAAGTGTTATGCTATCAGGACAAGTAAGAGTTGCAGGGTTTTATGAAAAACTAGGGTATATAAAGCAGGGAGAAACCTATTTAGATGAGGGATGTCCCCATATTTGGATGAAAAAGAATTTGTAG
- a CDS encoding CDP-alcohol phosphatidyltransferase family protein: MLRKKVKNSSEYTMLYFLKDLPNICSLTGLLSSLMGIYLSIMGKYNYALIAVLWSVIFDWADGIIARSLKGRTDYHRTIGVQLDSLIDIVSFGIFPAIFLLSYGKYNTIFLPGVFLMVAGAAIRLSYFNVFGMIDKDTYRGLALDNNVIILSFVFIFERLFSYQVFSIIIYVVMLLLLVLNLAPIRTHKFGAKWFYILIVYTVLISIYYANLH; encoded by the coding sequence ATGCTCAGAAAAAAAGTTAAGAATAGTTCAGAGTATACAATGCTATATTTTTTGAAAGATCTTCCTAATATTTGTTCTCTTACAGGCCTTTTAAGCTCCCTTATGGGTATATACTTATCAATAATGGGAAAATACAACTATGCCTTGATAGCAGTTCTTTGGTCAGTAATATTTGACTGGGCAGATGGCATCATAGCCAGAAGCCTTAAAGGGCGGACCGATTATCATCGGACTATTGGTGTGCAGCTTGATTCTCTTATAGATATCGTAAGCTTTGGAATCTTTCCAGCTATTTTTTTACTAAGCTATGGAAAATATAATACAATATTTTTACCGGGAGTTTTTCTTATGGTTGCCGGAGCTGCTATTAGATTAAGCTATTTCAATGTTTTTGGAATGATTGACAAGGATACATACAGAGGCTTGGCTCTAGATAATAATGTAATCATTTTGTCCTTTGTATTTATATTTGAAAGATTATTTTCCTATCAGGTATTTTCTATTATAATTTATGTAGTTATGCTGTTGCTTTTAGTTCTTAATTTAGCCCCTATCCGAACCCATAAATTTGGGGCTAAATGGTTTTACATACTAATTGTCTATACAGTATTAATATCAATTTATTATGCTAACCTACACTAA